In the Nocardioides marmotae genome, ACGCCCAGGCCCAGCAGGTCGCGCTCGCCCGGCTCGTGCTGGCCGACCCGCACACCCTCGTCCTGGACGAGGCGACCTCGCTCATCGACCCGCGCGCCGCGCGGCACCTCGAGCGCTCGCTGGCCGCCGTCCTCGAGGGCCGCACGGTCATCGCCATCGCCCACCGGCTCTTCTCGGCCCACGACGCCGACCGGGTCGCGGTCGTCGAGGACGGCCGGATCGCCGAGCTCGGCTCCCACGACGAGCTGGTCGCCGCCGGCGGCTCCTACGCCGCCCTGTGGGAGTCCTGGCACGGGCGGTCCTGAGCGGCTCCCGGCCGGCAGCCGGGCCGGCCCGGGAGCCGGATCAGACCCCGTGGATGCGGATGCCGGAGTGCGTCTTGTACTTGCGGTTGATCGAGATCAGCACCGCGGTCAGCGGCTCGAGCTGGCGGGCCAGGCGGAGCTTGCCGGAGTCGATGCCGGGCCGGCCGGTGACCGAGGCCGCGAGCTCCATGACCTGCTCCTTGGCCTCGGCCTTGTCGCCGACGACCAGGATGTCCTCGCCGTCGAGGAAGTCCGCGTCGCCCCACAGCGTCACCGCGGACACGTGGTGGAACGCGCCGACGACGGTGGCCTCCGGCTGCAGCCGCTGCGCCGACTCCGCCGCCGATCCCTCGCCGCCGTCGATGACCAGCCCGTGCGCGCCGCGCTTGTCGAAGGCCAGCGGGTTCACGCAGGAGATCACGACCTTGCCCGCCAGCGGCAGGGAGGCGACCAGCTCGTCGTGGCCGTCGTACGGCACCGCGAGCAGCACCAGGTCGGCCTCGCCGCAGGCGTCCGCGTTCGTGGCGCCCGTGACGGTGCCGGCGCCCTCGACGCCCGCCAGCCGCTCGGTGACCTCCGCGGCGGTGGCCTCGGCCTTCTCGGCCGCGCGCGAGCCCAGCACGACGGTGTGGCCGCCCCGGGCGAAGCGGTAGCCCAGGCCCTTGCCCTGCGGGCCGGTGCCCCCGATCACGGCGATGCGGTACGTCGTCACGCTGGTGCTCCCTCTGCTCGGCCGACCCGCGGCTCCCGGTCCGGAGGCGGGTGTGTGGGCATCGTCCCACCGGGTCGCGCGTGACCCGGGCGGGGGCCCGCCCGTTGGTAGCCTGCCGGGCGACGTGACGGGGGCAGGCGGAATGGCGCGAGCGCTGCGCGGGGACATCCAGGGGCTGCGGGCGATCGCGGTCCTGGTCGTCGTCGCGGCCCACGCCGGGGTGGCCTGGCTGCCCGGCGGCTTCGTCGGCGTCGACGTCTTCTTCGTCATCTCCGGCTACCTCATCGCGGGCCTGCTCTACCGCGAGGTCGACCGCGACGGCCGCTTCTCCCTGCTCGGCTTCTGGTCCCGCCGCGCCCGGCGGATCCTGCCGGCGGCGACGGTCGTGACCGCGGTGACGGTGCTGACGGCGCTGTCCTGGTTCAGCCTCCTCGACGCCCGCCAGGTCGTGGCGGACTCCGCGTGGGCCGCCCTGTTCGCCGCCAACATCCACTTCGCGCGCCAGGGCGTCGACTACTTCGCCTCCGACCTCGGCGTCTCCCCGCTCCAGCACTACTGGTCGCTCGCGGTCGAGGAGCAGTTCTACGTCGTGTGGCCGCTGCTGCTGCTGGCCTGCCTGGGCCTGGCCCGGCTGCTCCGCCGGCGCTCCGGCCAGCAGGAGAGCGGCCCGGCGGGGCTGCCCCGACGGGCCGTCGCGGCCGTGCTGGTGGCGGTGACCGCGGCGTCGTTCGCCTGGTCGGTGCTGCACACCGCGGCGGAGCCGACGGCGGCGTACTTCTCCACGCTGACGCGCGCCTGGGAGCTCGGCCTCGGCGCCCTGGTCGCGCTGGTGCCCGCGACGGCGCTGCGCCGGCTCGGCCGCGCGGGGGCGACCGCGCTGGCGGCCACCGGCCTGGCGATGATCGCCGTGGCCTGCGTGGTGATCACCGGGGCCACCGCCTTCCCGGGGTACGCCGCCGCGCTGCCCGTCGTCGGCACCGCGCTCGTGCTGGTGGCCGGCGCGGGGGCGGCCGCGCCGGTCACGACCGCCGTGCTCGCGTGGGGGCCGCTGCGCACGATCGGCGACTGGTCCTACTCCCTCTACCTGTGGCACTGGCCGGCGCTCGTGCTGCCGGCCGGCCTGCTCGGCCGGCCGCTGCGGGCCTGGGAGTCGGCGGCGGCGGTGGCGGCCGCGTTCGCGCTCGCCGCGGTGACCTACACCTTCGTCGAGCGGCCCTTCCGCGACGGCCGACCGGCGCGGGCCCTGGGCGTGCGCCGCGCGCTGGTGCTCTACCCCGCCAGCCTCGCCCTGGTCGCCGCGACGGGCGCGGGCACCTGGTGGTGGACCGGGGAGCGGGCCGAGGCCGGGGACAACCCGGCGATCACCGCCGACGGCGCCACCCACCCCGACGACCCGGACGGCACCGTCGCGCTCGTGCGCGCCTCGGTCGACGCCGCCCGGGAGCGGCGGGCCGTGCCGAGCGACCTCTCCCCCGACCTGCTGGACCTGCGCGCCTCGGTCGCCGACGTCGGCGAGTGCGACTACGCCACCGGCGTGCGGCGGTTGTGCCCGCGCGGCGACCTCGACGCCGACCGCTCGGTCGTGCTCATCGGCGACTCCCACGCCCGGGCCTGGATCCCCGCCTTCGACCGGATCGCCGAGGAGGGCGGCTGGACGGCCTACTACCTCGTGATGTCGCAGTGCACCGCCGCCCACGTCGTCGTCGCCCCGATCGACGCCGAGCGCCCGTTCACCGAGTGCACCGACTTCCACGACTGGGTCGGGGAGCAGGTCGCCGACCTCGACCCCGACCTCGTCGTGGTCACCTCCTCCCCGCCGGTCAACGGGGTCTTCGACGGCGGCGAGCGCTACGAGGCGCTCGACCGGGTCGCCCCGCTGCTCGCCGACGGGTACGACGACCTGTTCGCCGACCTCGGCCGGGCCGCGGACCGGGTCGTGCTCCTGCGGGACGTGCCCAAGTCGTCGTACGACCCCGGCACCTGCCTGACCACCGGCTCCCCCGACCTCGCCGACTGCTCCTTCGTGCCCGTCGAGCGCTCCCGGCGGCTCGGCGACATCGCGGTCACCTCGGCCCGGCTGGCCGGCACCGAGGTCGTCGACCCGACGCCGTGGCTGTGCTACCAGGACCTCTGCCCGGTCGTCATCGGCGGCACGCTGACCTACCGCGACACCGACCACCTCACGACGGAGTACGCCGCGTCGCTGGCCGGCGCGCTCGGCCGCGCGCTGCACATGCTCGACCGCTCGTGAGCACCCCCACCTTGTGACGGTGACAGCACCGGTGTCAGGGTGAGCGGCATGAAGCTCTCGATGCCGCTGATGTACGACGGGAACCCGCGCCAGGCCGCCGACCAGGTCGTCGCCCTCGAGAAGGCCGGCCTCGACACGGTCTGGGTCGCCGAGGCCTACGGCTTCGACTCCCCCACGCTGATGGGCTACCTCGCGGCGAAGACCGAGACCCTCGAGATCGGCGCCGCGATCCTCAACGTCTACTCCCGCACGCCCGGCGCGCTCCTCCAGACCGCCGCCGGCCTCGACAACGTCTCCGGCGGCCGCGCGGTCATCGGTCTCGGCGCGTCCGGCCCGCAGGTCATCGAGGGCTTCCACGGCCTGCCCTACGACAAGCCGCTCGGCCGCACCCGCGAGGTCATCTCGATCCTGCGCCAGGGCCTGCGCCGCGAGCCGCTCCAGCACGAGGGCAAGATCTTCACCCTCCCGCTCCCCGCCGACCAGGGCCTCGGCCTCGGCAAGCCGCTGAAGCTGCTCACCCGCCCCGAGCGCCCGGCCGTCCCGCTGTGGGTCGCCTCGCTGGGCGATGCCAACGTCGCGATGACCGCCGAGATCGCCGACGGCTGGATCCCCCACCTCTTCCTGCCCGAGAAGGCCCACCAGGTCTGGGGCGCGGCGCTGGCCAAGGGCGCCGCCAAGCGCTCGGCCGACCTGGCCCCGCTCGAGGTCACCGCCGGCGGCATGGTCGCCATCGGCGAGGGAGAGGACACCAAGGCGCTGCTCGACTTCGCCCGCCCGATCTACGCGCTCTACGTCGGCGGCATGGGCGCCCGCGGCAAGAACTTCTACAACGACCTGGCCTGCCAGTACGGCTACGAGGCCGAGGCCAAGCAGATCCAGGACCTCTACCTGGAGGGCAAGAAGAAGGAGGCCGAGGCGCTCGTCCCGCTCGAGTGGCTCGAGGCCGGCAACTTCGTCGGGCCGGAGTCCTACGTCAAGGAGCGGATCGCCGCCTTCGCCGAGGCCGGCGTCACCAACCTCCAGGTCACCCCGGTCAGCCCGGACCCCGCCGCCACCGTCGCCCAGCTCAAGGAGTGGGTCTCCTGACCCCCGCCTGACCCTCACCTGAACCGCCCCCGGCGGCCCGCGTCGACCGCGGGCACCGGGGGCGGTCTGCGTCAGTCCCGCGTCAGTCCCGCGCGAGCGAGCGCGCGATGACGGCGTTGGCGGCGCGCTGGAAGCCGGTGACGACGGCCTCCAGGGTGAGCCGGCGCAGCCGGGAGACGGTCTGCTCGAGCCGCTCGGCGTCCTCGGCGGAGTGCGCCTCGCGGCGGTAGGGGCGCAGCACCTGCTCGCGCAGGATCTCGGTGAGCTCCTCGGCGAGCGCCTCCATGTGCCGGCGGATCGCCTCGCTCGCGGCCTCCATGCTGCCGGGCGGGATGTCGACGTCGAGCAGCTCGACGCCGACGCCGAGGTTCGGCAGGGCGACGTAGGTGGACCCGTCCTGCTCGAGCGAGCCGAGCGTGACCAGCAGCTCCAGGTCGCGGTCGGAGAGCCGGCGCCCGACCTTCTCCTCCAGCTGCTCGCGGGTCAGCTGCTCGCGCGGCTGGGAGGACCAGGAGGTGAGCATCGCGCGCTGGAGCGCGAGGTCCTCGACCGTCGCGTCGGCGGGCAGCCCGGCGAGCACCCGCTCGATGGCCTGCAGCGTGAACCCGTGGTCCTGCAGCGCCCGGACCAGCTCGAGCCGCGCGCGGTGCTCGTCGCCGTAGTAGGCCACCCGGCCGCGCCGCTCCGGCGGCGGCATCAGGCCGAGGCTGGCGTAGTAGCGCGTGGTGCGGACCGTCAGGCCGACGGCCGCCGCGAGCTCGTCGACGGTCAGGGTCACGGGCAGACTCTACCTTGCTCGATGACAGTTCTGCTGTCACAGTTGCGCTGACACAGCGAGACCCCCACGGACTTCCGGAGGACCCCATGCCCGAGCGGCCGTCGATCTACGAGCAGGAGCACGAGGACTTCCGCGCGAGCGCGCGCGCGTTCCTCGAGCGGGAGGTCGTCCCGCACCACGAGCAGTGGGAGAAGGACGGCCAGGTCAGCCGCGAGGTCTGGCGCAAGGCCGGCGAGGCCGGGCTGCTCTGCTTCGACGTCGAGGAGGAGTACGGCGGTCCGGGCATCAAGGACTTCCGCTACAACATGGTCGTCGCGGAGGAGATCTCCCGGGTCGGCGCGAGCGGGCTCGGCTTCCCGGTCCACACCGACATCATCGTCCCCTACATCAGCCAGCTCGGCACCGAGGAGCAGAAGCAGCGCTGGCTCCCGGGCCTGGCCAGCGGCGAGCTGATCTCCGCGATCGCGATGACCGAGCCGGGCGCCGGCTCGGACCTCCAGGGCATCAAGACCACGGCCGTGGACAAGGGCGACCACTACGTCCTCAACGGGTCGAAGACCTTCATCAGCAACGGCATCATGAGCGACGTCGTGATCGTGGTCGCCCGCACCAACCCCGAGGCCGGCCACCAGGGCATCAGCCTGCTGGTCGTCGAGCGCGGCATGGAGGGCTTCGAGCGCGGCCGCAACCTCGACAAGATGGGCCTCAAGGCGCAGGACACCGCCGAGCTCTTCTTCGACAACGTCGTGGTCCCCAAGGCGAACCTGCTCGGCGAGGAGGGCTCCGGCTTCATCTCGCTCATGGTCAACCTGCCCCAGGAGCGGGTCTCGATCGCCGCGATCGCGATCTCCGCGATCGAGCACATCCTCGACCTGTGCCTGGAGTACGCCGCCCAGCGCGAAGCGTTCGGCAAGCCGATCGGCAAGTTCCAGCACAACCGGTTCCTGCTGGCCGAGATGGCCACCGAGGCCCACATCGCCCGACTGTTCGTCAACGACTGCGTCATGAAGCTCAACGAGGGCAAGGTCGACACCGCGCTGGCGTCGATGGCCAAGTGGTGGACCACCGAGCTGCAGAAGAAGTTCGCCGACCAGGGCGTCCAGCTCCACGGCGGCTACGGCTACATGAACGAGTACCCGATCGCCAAGGCCTACGTCGACAGCCGGATCCAGACGATCTACGGCGGCACGACCGAGATCCAGAAGGAGATCATCGGCCGCAGCCTCGGCATCTGAGGCGACCCGACCGACAGCCCGACCTGCCCGGGGCCCCGGCCCCGGGCGGGTCCGGGCAACCGCCCGCAGTACCCCCACCCGCCCGGTGGCATCCCCGATCGATAGCGTGAGGTAGTGAGCAGCGAGGTCGTGACAGCCGTCCGGTACGACACCCCGGGCGTGGTCCGCAGCCTCGACGTCGGCGCCAAGGCGCTGCTCGTCCTGCTGCTCGGCCTCGCCCTGGCGCACCCGGAGGCCAGCGGCCTGGAGGGCAAGGGCGCCGAGGCCCGCGCGATCGGCTACCCGCTCCTCGCCTTCTCGATCCCGGCCGTCTGGTTCTTCTACTGGCGCGAGCGCGCGTCGTTCCCCTGGCTCCCGGACCTGCTGGTGACCCTCACCTGCTTCAGCGACACCCTCGGCAACCGGATGGACCTCTACAACCGCATCGTGTGGTTCGACGACTGGATGCACTTCGTCAACCTCGGGCTCCTCACGGCCGCGGTCCTGCTGCTGACCATGCACCGCAGCGCCGGTCTCGGCGCGGTCGTCGAGCGGTCCCTGGCCTTCGCCGCCACCGCCGCGATCGCCTGGGAGCTCGCGGAGTACGCCGCGTTCCTCAGCCGGCACTCCGAGCGCCGCCACGCCTACGCCGACACCCTCGGCGACCTCGTCCTGGGCGTCCTCGGCGCGGTCGTCGCCGCCGGCGTGGTCCACCGCGCCTGGGCCGCCGGGCGCCTGCGCTCGACCGCGCCGCAGCTCGAGCACGCGGCGGCCTCCGCCCGCGCCGTGGGGTAGCCCGCCGCCTCGAGCGATGACTTCGGGGGCCGGCCCCGGTCCTTTCTCCCTAGCGCACCTGCTGCCGAGGGAGTTTCGTCATGCGCCAGCACATCGCCGGGAGCCTCACCGGCCGCGTCACCTCCTGGCTCGTCCTGCTCGCCTGGATCGCCGCGTTCGTGGTCTCCGCGGGCCTGTCGGCCAAGCTCACCGACGTCCAGGACAACGAGGCCGCGTCCTGGCTGCCGGAGAGCGCGGAGTCCACCCGCGTCTCCGAGGAGCTGGCCGGCACCGTCGACCCGAACGACATCCCGACCCTGGTGGTCTACCAGCGCGACGGCGGCCTCACCGACGCCGACCTCGGCGCGATCGAGCAGCAGGCCGCCGCGATGGCGGACGTCGACGGCGTGAGCGGCAAGGTCGTCGACGCGCGGACGGCCGAGGCCGCCGGGTTCGACAGCCTCTCCCCGGACGGCGAGGTCGCGGTCACGACGCTGACGCTCAACTTCGGCGACGACGGCTGGAACGCCATCCCCGACGCCGCGGAGGAGCTCCGCTCGATCGCCGCGCTGGACGGCGGCACGGTGCACCTGGCCGGGTACGGCGGACAGGCGGCCGACTCCGCGGAGGCCTTCGAGGGCATCGACACCAACCTGGTGGTCGTGACCTTCGCGGTGGTCATCGTGATCCTGCTGCTGACCTACCGCAGCCCCACGCTCTGGCTCCTGCCGATCCTCAGCGCGGCGGTCGCGTACACGGTCTCCGGCGGAGTGGTCTACCTGCTGGCCGCGCACGCGGGCCTGACCGTCAACGCCCAGAGCCAGGCGATCCTCGGCATCCTGGTCATCGGGGCCGGCACGGACTACGCGCTGCTGCTCGTGGCGCGCTACCGCGAGGAGCTGCGCCGGCACGACGACCGGCACGCCGCCATGGCCGTGGCCCTGCACCGCGCGGCCCCGGCCATCCTCGCGAGCGCGGCGACCGTCGTGGTCAGCATGCTCTGCCTGGGGGTGGCCGAGCTGAACTCGACCGCCGGGCTCGGGCCGGTGCTCGCGATCGGGGTCTCCGTCACGTTCCTGGTCATGGTCACCCTGCTGCCCGCCCTGCTGGTCATCACCGGGCGGTGGGTCTTCTGGCCCCGACGTCCGCTCGCCGGGTCCCGGGAGCCGACCGCCACCGGGCTGTGGGCGCGGGTGGGGCGCGCCATCGAGCCCCGGCCCCGCCGGGTGTGGGTCCTCACCGCGGCAGCGCTGGCCGTGGCCTGCCTGGGGGTGCTGCGCCTGGACACCTCCGGCCTCTCGACCGAGGACACCTACACCGAGGAGCTGGACTCCGTCCGCGGGCAGCGGGTGCTGGTCGAGCACGGCCTGCTCGACAGCTCGAACACCGCCCAGGTCGTCGCCGACACCGACCAGATCGACGAGGTCCTCGCGGCGATGGCCGACGTCGAGGGGCTCGGCCGCCCCAGCGAGCCCCGCCCGGTCTCGGACGAGCGCGCCTACGTGGAGGCGACCGTCGACCACGACATCTCCTCCGGCGCCGCGTTCGACGTCGTCACGTCGACCCGCACGGCCGTCCACGACGTCGGTGGCGCCGACGCGCTGGTCGGGGGCGGCTCGGCCGTCTACCTCGACACCCAGGTGGCCAGCGACCGCGACAGCCGGGTGATCATGCCGCTGGTGCTGGTCGTGGTCCTCCTCATCCTCATCGGCCTCCTCCGGGCGGTCGCGGCACCGCTGCTGCTGATCGCCACGGTGGTGCTCTCCTTCGGGGCCGCGCTGGGGATCTCCACCCTGCTCTTCGACTACGTCTTCGGCTTCGCCGGCGCCGACCCCGGGTTCCCGCTCTTCGCCTTCGTCTTCCTCGTGGCGCTGGGCATCGACTACAACATCTTCCTGATGACCCGAGTGCGGGAGGAGAGCGTCCTCCACGGCACCCGGCAAGGAGCGCTGATCGGGCTGCGGTCCACCGGCGGGGTGATCACCTCGGCCGGCCTGGTGCTCGCCGCGACGTTCCTGATGCTCGCCACGATCCCGTTCGTCTTCCTCGTCGAGCTCGGCGTCGCCGTCGCCCTGGGGGTGCTGCTGGACACCATGGTGGTCCGCTCGGTGCTGGTCACCGCCCTCAACCTCGACCTCGGCGACCGCATCTGGTGGCCCAGCGCCCTGGCCCGCCGGGACCGGGACCGGGACACCCCGGCCCCGGTCCGGGAGGACCCCCGCGTCGGGGTCTGACCTCCACCGCCCGGACCGGGCCCCGGCCGGGCCTTGGCCGACCGCCGCCTTCCCCGCGGCGGTTAGCCTGAGCACGATGGACGTCGAGACCGCGGACCCCCGCCCCATGCCGCAGCAGGTACGCCGCGCCCTCGCGCGCGCCGAGCGCGGCGCCGCCCTGGACGTGGCCGAGGCGACCGCCCTGCTCGCGGCGACCGGCCCCGAGCTGGACCGGCTGTGCGCGGCCGCCGCGAAGGTCCGCGATGCCGGGCTCGTCGCCGCCGGCCGCGCCGGCGTGGTGACGTACTCCCCCAAGGTCTTCATCCCGGTCACCCGGCTGTGCCGCGACCGGTGCCACTACTGCACGTTCGTGGAGACCCCGGGGCAGGCCGCCCGCGAGGGCCGCGCGCCGTACCTCTCCCCCGACGAGGTCCTCGAGATCGCCCGGCAGGGCGCGGAGCTGGGCTGCCTGGAGGCGCTGTTCACCCTCGGCGACCGGCCCGAGGACCGCTGGCCCGAGGCGCGGGCCTGGCTGGACGAGCAGGGCTACGACTCGACGCTGGCCTACGTGCGGGCGCTCGCGGTGCGGGTGCTGGAGGAGACCGGGCTGCTGCCCCACCTCAACCCCGGCGTCATGTCCTGGGAGGAGATGAACCGGCTCAAGCCGGTCTCCCCCTCGATGGGGATGATGCTCGAGACCACCTCCACCCGGCTGCACGAGACCAAGGGGCTGGCCCACTTCGGCTCGCCCGACAAGGACCCCGCGGTGCGGCTGCGGGTGCTGGAGGACGCGGGCCGGCTGTCGATCCCGTTCACCACCGGGCTGCTCGTCGGGATCGGCGAGACGCTCACCGAGCGCGCCGAGACGATCTTCGCGTTGCGCGCCACCGCCCGCGCCTACGGCGCGGTCCAGGAGGTGATCGTCCAGAACTTCCGGGCCAAGCCCGACACCGCGATGCGGCACACCGACGACCTCGACCTCGACGAGTACCGCGCCGCCATCGCGGTCACCCGCATCGTGCTGGGCCCCAAGGCCCGGGTGCAGGCCCCGCCGAACCTGGTCGACCACGCCCAGGGGTCCGCGGAGTGCCGCGCGCTGCTCGACGCCGGCGTCGACGACTGGGGCGGCGTCTCCCCGCTCACCCCCGACCACGTCAACCCCGAGCGGCCCTGGCCCTCGCTGGAGCGGCTGCGGGCGATCAGCGCCGAGGCCGGCTTCGAGCTGAAGGCGCGGCTCACCGTCCACCCCGAGTACGTCCGCGCCGCCCTCGACGGCGGCGCGCCCTGGCTGGACCCCCGCGTGGCCGGGCACGTCGCCGCCCTGGCCGCGCCCGACGGCCTCGCGCGCCCCGGCGTACGCCCCACCGGCCTGCCGTGGCAGGAGCCGGACGGCGGGTTCACCAGCGCCGGGCGCACCGACCTCCACGAGGCCGTCGACCGCGAGGGCCCCGACGGCGGCCGCACCGAGGACCGGCGCTCGGACTTCGCCGACGTCTACGGCGACTGGGACTCCGTGCGCGACGCCGCGTCGACCACCGGGCTGGTCGATGGTGCGCCGGCGGTCCTGCACAGCGAGGGCCGCGAGGCGCTCGCGGCCGCCGAGGCCGACCCCGGCGGGCTCTCCGACGAGCACGCGCT is a window encoding:
- the npdG gene encoding NADPH-dependent F420 reductase, which codes for MTTYRIAVIGGTGPQGKGLGYRFARGGHTVVLGSRAAEKAEATAAEVTERLAGVEGAGTVTGATNADACGEADLVLLAVPYDGHDELVASLPLAGKVVISCVNPLAFDKRGAHGLVIDGGEGSAAESAQRLQPEATVVGAFHHVSAVTLWGDADFLDGEDILVVGDKAEAKEQVMELAASVTGRPGIDSGKLRLARQLEPLTAVLISINRKYKTHSGIRIHGV
- a CDS encoding acyltransferase family protein — translated: MTGAGGMARALRGDIQGLRAIAVLVVVAAHAGVAWLPGGFVGVDVFFVISGYLIAGLLYREVDRDGRFSLLGFWSRRARRILPAATVVTAVTVLTALSWFSLLDARQVVADSAWAALFAANIHFARQGVDYFASDLGVSPLQHYWSLAVEEQFYVVWPLLLLACLGLARLLRRRSGQQESGPAGLPRRAVAAVLVAVTAASFAWSVLHTAAEPTAAYFSTLTRAWELGLGALVALVPATALRRLGRAGATALAATGLAMIAVACVVITGATAFPGYAAALPVVGTALVLVAGAGAAAPVTTAVLAWGPLRTIGDWSYSLYLWHWPALVLPAGLLGRPLRAWESAAAVAAAFALAAVTYTFVERPFRDGRPARALGVRRALVLYPASLALVAATGAGTWWWTGERAEAGDNPAITADGATHPDDPDGTVALVRASVDAARERRAVPSDLSPDLLDLRASVADVGECDYATGVRRLCPRGDLDADRSVVLIGDSHARAWIPAFDRIAEEGGWTAYYLVMSQCTAAHVVVAPIDAERPFTECTDFHDWVGEQVADLDPDLVVVTSSPPVNGVFDGGERYEALDRVAPLLADGYDDLFADLGRAADRVVLLRDVPKSSYDPGTCLTTGSPDLADCSFVPVERSRRLGDIAVTSARLAGTEVVDPTPWLCYQDLCPVVIGGTLTYRDTDHLTTEYAASLAGALGRALHMLDRS
- a CDS encoding LLM class F420-dependent oxidoreductase; the encoded protein is MKLSMPLMYDGNPRQAADQVVALEKAGLDTVWVAEAYGFDSPTLMGYLAAKTETLEIGAAILNVYSRTPGALLQTAAGLDNVSGGRAVIGLGASGPQVIEGFHGLPYDKPLGRTREVISILRQGLRREPLQHEGKIFTLPLPADQGLGLGKPLKLLTRPERPAVPLWVASLGDANVAMTAEIADGWIPHLFLPEKAHQVWGAALAKGAAKRSADLAPLEVTAGGMVAIGEGEDTKALLDFARPIYALYVGGMGARGKNFYNDLACQYGYEAEAKQIQDLYLEGKKKEAEALVPLEWLEAGNFVGPESYVKERIAAFAEAGVTNLQVTPVSPDPAATVAQLKEWVS
- a CDS encoding MerR family transcriptional regulator, coding for MTLTVDELAAAVGLTVRTTRYYASLGLMPPPERRGRVAYYGDEHRARLELVRALQDHGFTLQAIERVLAGLPADATVEDLALQRAMLTSWSSQPREQLTREQLEEKVGRRLSDRDLELLVTLGSLEQDGSTYVALPNLGVGVELLDVDIPPGSMEAASEAIRRHMEALAEELTEILREQVLRPYRREAHSAEDAERLEQTVSRLRRLTLEAVVTGFQRAANAVIARSLARD
- a CDS encoding acyl-CoA dehydrogenase family protein, with the translated sequence MPERPSIYEQEHEDFRASARAFLEREVVPHHEQWEKDGQVSREVWRKAGEAGLLCFDVEEEYGGPGIKDFRYNMVVAEEISRVGASGLGFPVHTDIIVPYISQLGTEEQKQRWLPGLASGELISAIAMTEPGAGSDLQGIKTTAVDKGDHYVLNGSKTFISNGIMSDVVIVVARTNPEAGHQGISLLVVERGMEGFERGRNLDKMGLKAQDTAELFFDNVVVPKANLLGEEGSGFISLMVNLPQERVSIAAIAISAIEHILDLCLEYAAQREAFGKPIGKFQHNRFLLAEMATEAHIARLFVNDCVMKLNEGKVDTALASMAKWWTTELQKKFADQGVQLHGGYGYMNEYPIAKAYVDSRIQTIYGGTTEIQKEIIGRSLGI
- a CDS encoding MMPL family transporter, whose product is MRQHIAGSLTGRVTSWLVLLAWIAAFVVSAGLSAKLTDVQDNEAASWLPESAESTRVSEELAGTVDPNDIPTLVVYQRDGGLTDADLGAIEQQAAAMADVDGVSGKVVDARTAEAAGFDSLSPDGEVAVTTLTLNFGDDGWNAIPDAAEELRSIAALDGGTVHLAGYGGQAADSAEAFEGIDTNLVVVTFAVVIVILLLTYRSPTLWLLPILSAAVAYTVSGGVVYLLAAHAGLTVNAQSQAILGILVIGAGTDYALLLVARYREELRRHDDRHAAMAVALHRAAPAILASAATVVVSMLCLGVAELNSTAGLGPVLAIGVSVTFLVMVTLLPALLVITGRWVFWPRRPLAGSREPTATGLWARVGRAIEPRPRRVWVLTAAALAVACLGVLRLDTSGLSTEDTYTEELDSVRGQRVLVEHGLLDSSNTAQVVADTDQIDEVLAAMADVEGLGRPSEPRPVSDERAYVEATVDHDISSGAAFDVVTSTRTAVHDVGGADALVGGGSAVYLDTQVASDRDSRVIMPLVLVVVLLILIGLLRAVAAPLLLIATVVLSFGAALGISTLLFDYVFGFAGADPGFPLFAFVFLVALGIDYNIFLMTRVREESVLHGTRQGALIGLRSTGGVITSAGLVLAATFLMLATIPFVFLVELGVAVALGVLLDTMVVRSVLVTALNLDLGDRIWWPSALARRDRDRDTPAPVREDPRVGV
- a CDS encoding bifunctional FO biosynthesis protein CofGH: MDVETADPRPMPQQVRRALARAERGAALDVAEATALLAATGPELDRLCAAAAKVRDAGLVAAGRAGVVTYSPKVFIPVTRLCRDRCHYCTFVETPGQAAREGRAPYLSPDEVLEIARQGAELGCLEALFTLGDRPEDRWPEARAWLDEQGYDSTLAYVRALAVRVLEETGLLPHLNPGVMSWEEMNRLKPVSPSMGMMLETTSTRLHETKGLAHFGSPDKDPAVRLRVLEDAGRLSIPFTTGLLVGIGETLTERAETIFALRATARAYGAVQEVIVQNFRAKPDTAMRHTDDLDLDEYRAAIAVTRIVLGPKARVQAPPNLVDHAQGSAECRALLDAGVDDWGGVSPLTPDHVNPERPWPSLERLRAISAEAGFELKARLTVHPEYVRAALDGGAPWLDPRVAGHVAALAAPDGLARPGVRPTGLPWQEPDGGFTSAGRTDLHEAVDREGPDGGRTEDRRSDFADVYGDWDSVRDAASTTGLVDGAPAVLHSEGREALAAAEADPGGLSDEHALTLMTAEGPLLEQVCRLADDLRREVVGDEVTYVVNRNINFTNVCYVGCRFCAFAQRRTDADAFSLSLDEVADRAQEAWDLGATEVCMQGGIDPELPATAYFDLVSAVKQRVPEMHVHAFSPMEVVNGTARTGLSIEDFLIKAREAGLGSLPGTAAEILDDEVRWVLTKGKLPARTWVEIVSTAHRVGIPTTSTMMYGHVDNPRHWVGHLRVLAGVQDRAREAGVGGFTEFVPLPFVHTSAPIYLAGVARPGPTLRDNLAVHAMARILLHGRIDNIQTSWVKLGVEGTRAMLRAGANDLGGTLMEETISRMAGSEHGSAKTVAELVEIGAGIGRPVLERTTTYARRT